The proteins below come from a single Caulobacter flavus genomic window:
- a CDS encoding NCS1 family nucleobase:cation symporter-1 produces the protein MTDDSGNLWNEDLAPTTAAQRTWRARHFAALWLGMVIAVPAYMLAAGLVEQGMSAGQAVWAVLLGNLVVLAPMLLIGHAGARHGVPYAVLARASFGWRGARLPALARAIVACGWYGIQTWIGGGALLTLLGVMVGARLDGPPIPLLGIGAGQLLAFLAFWLIQLAFVTKGLETVRKLETWTAPVKVLVCLALVWWALSKAGGLGPILHEPSAYDPGGAKAGRFWADFGPAVTAMTGYWATLALNIPDFTRFARTQKDQILGQALGLPGPMALLAAMSVVVTSATVLIFGKAIWDPVALSGDIGGIAVLVGLVIISLDTVSCNIAANLVGPAYDFAALWPRRITYRIGGWITAGIGVLIMPWKLLESTAGYIFVWLTGYGALLGPIAGILIVDYWILRRTVLDVPALYDRTGAYTYRKGWNPAALVAFAVGVAPNLPGFLHAAAPHAFAGVGQPWTTIYQYAWFVGAILAGGLYGLLMRGKIPG, from the coding sequence ATGACCGACGACAGCGGAAACCTCTGGAACGAGGACCTGGCGCCGACCACGGCGGCCCAGCGCACCTGGCGCGCCCGCCACTTCGCGGCCCTGTGGCTGGGCATGGTCATCGCCGTGCCCGCCTACATGCTGGCCGCCGGCCTGGTGGAGCAGGGGATGTCGGCCGGGCAGGCGGTCTGGGCCGTCCTGCTGGGCAATCTGGTCGTGCTCGCGCCCATGCTGCTGATCGGCCACGCCGGCGCGCGCCACGGCGTGCCTTATGCGGTGCTGGCGAGAGCTTCGTTCGGTTGGCGCGGCGCGCGGCTGCCAGCGTTGGCGAGAGCGATCGTCGCCTGCGGCTGGTACGGCATCCAGACCTGGATCGGCGGCGGCGCGCTGCTGACCCTGCTGGGCGTCATGGTCGGGGCCAGGCTCGACGGCCCTCCGATCCCGCTGCTGGGCATCGGGGCGGGTCAGCTGCTGGCCTTCCTGGCCTTCTGGCTGATCCAGCTGGCCTTCGTCACCAAGGGGCTGGAGACCGTCCGCAAGCTCGAGACCTGGACCGCGCCGGTCAAGGTGCTCGTCTGCCTGGCGCTGGTGTGGTGGGCGCTGTCCAAGGCCGGGGGCCTTGGCCCCATCCTGCACGAGCCGTCGGCCTACGACCCCGGCGGCGCCAAGGCCGGCCGCTTCTGGGCCGACTTCGGACCGGCCGTGACCGCCATGACCGGCTACTGGGCGACGCTGGCCCTCAACATCCCCGACTTCACCCGCTTCGCCCGCACCCAGAAGGATCAGATCCTGGGCCAGGCCCTGGGCCTGCCGGGCCCCATGGCCCTGCTGGCGGCCATGAGCGTGGTGGTCACCTCGGCCACGGTGCTGATCTTCGGCAAGGCGATCTGGGACCCGGTGGCCCTGTCGGGCGACATCGGCGGGATCGCGGTGCTGGTGGGCCTCGTCATCATCAGCCTCGACACCGTGTCGTGCAACATCGCCGCCAACCTGGTGGGCCCGGCCTACGACTTCGCCGCCCTCTGGCCGCGCCGTATCACCTATCGCATCGGCGGCTGGATCACGGCCGGGATCGGCGTGCTGATCATGCCCTGGAAGCTGCTGGAGAGTACGGCGGGCTACATCTTCGTCTGGCTGACCGGCTACGGCGCGCTGCTGGGGCCGATCGCCGGAATCCTGATCGTCGACTACTGGATCCTGCGCCGCACCGTGCTGGACGTGCCGGCCCTCTACGACCGGACCGGCGCCTACACCTATCGCAAGGGCTGGAACCCGGCGGCCCTGGTCGCCTTCGCCGTCGGGGTCGCGCCCAACCTGCCGGGCTTCCTGCACGCGGCCGCGCCGCACGCCTTCGCCGGCGTCGGCCAGCCGTGGACCACGATCTACCAGTACGCCTGGTTCGTCGGCGCGATCCTGGCTGGCGGGCTGTACGGCCTGCTGATGCGCGGAAAAATACCCGGGTAA
- a CDS encoding GIY-YIG nuclease family protein yields the protein MTPRKALLRAYKEEKPQPGVYAVRCARTGQAFVGGTENLATRQNGVWFSLKLGSHPNARLQGAWNTHGEAAFAFEVLETIDDAGLEPKGRALRLADRRKHWCETLNAVDLVR from the coding sequence ATGACCCCGCGCAAGGCGCTGCTGCGCGCCTACAAGGAAGAAAAACCCCAGCCCGGCGTCTACGCCGTGCGCTGCGCCCGCACCGGCCAGGCGTTCGTCGGCGGAACCGAGAACCTCGCCACCCGGCAGAACGGCGTCTGGTTCAGCCTGAAACTCGGCTCGCATCCCAACGCCCGCCTGCAGGGCGCTTGGAATACCCACGGCGAGGCGGCCTTCGCCTTCGAGGTGCTGGAGACCATCGACGATGCGGGCCTGGAGCCGAAGGGCAGGGCGCTGCGCCTGGCCGATCGGCGCAAGCACTGGTGCGAAACCCTGAACGCGGTGGACCTCGTGCGATGA
- a CDS encoding DUF2239 family protein: MTYALFETGRRLAAGDRLAVALAAQAVVGERPDASILIFDPDGRQVDFDLRGTPEDLAARLAPPGDGDTPEPEAPRGRGRPKLGVVAREVTLLPRHWDWLASQPGGASVALRKLVEAARREAEAPDRQRRARDATYRFASAAAGDAPGFEAAMRALYAGDREGFEAGLAQWPTDVAAHAWLLAEEGF; this comes from the coding sequence ATGACCTACGCCCTGTTCGAGACCGGACGCCGCCTCGCCGCCGGCGACAGGCTGGCCGTCGCCCTGGCCGCCCAGGCGGTGGTGGGGGAGCGCCCCGACGCGTCGATCCTGATCTTCGATCCCGACGGCCGGCAGGTGGACTTCGACCTGCGCGGGACGCCTGAGGATCTGGCCGCCCGGCTGGCGCCGCCCGGGGACGGCGACACGCCGGAACCCGAAGCCCCGCGCGGACGCGGCCGGCCCAAGCTCGGCGTCGTCGCCCGCGAGGTGACGCTCCTGCCGCGCCATTGGGACTGGCTGGCCAGCCAGCCCGGCGGCGCGTCGGTGGCCCTGCGCAAGCTGGTCGAAGCCGCCCGCCGCGAGGCCGAGGCCCCCGATCGCCAGCGCCGCGCCCGCGACGCGACCTACCGCTTCGCCAGCGCCGCCGCCGGCGACGCTCCGGGCTTCGAGGCGGCCATGCGGGCGCTCTACGCCGGCGACCGGGAAGGGTTCGAAGCCGGCCTGGCGCAATGGCCGACGGACGTGGCCGCGCACGCGTGGCTGCTTGCGGAAGAGGGGTTCTAA
- a CDS encoding ThuA domain-containing protein, which yields MRALLVLFTTVLSLATAGVASAAEAPLRVLYLDQSVGWRHRPVTRPADDSHAPSEAAMIAIGKASGAFVAEVTQDAREITPERLERVDVLVFYTTGALPISPQAWAAVQRRFADGKLGFVGLHSAADTAWDYSGEGLDYTRFVGGQFAGHPWTEDQKVRIKALDNHPLAAPWGRSVDLVEEIYQYKRFDPAAVRVIQSLDFSGTPLKRPYAVPVSWVRSVGKGRLFFTNLGHNEATWADPRFAEQIVKAVRWTAWRARGDDTPNPREQARDQVRAILTYAGEADVEARVARVKDEAWLLAAAARIAALREVYPGKPDADRTKFEAAYGPLLAEVRAKTGR from the coding sequence ATGCGCGCCCTGCTGGTCCTGTTCACGACAGTCCTTTCCCTGGCGACGGCCGGCGTCGCGAGCGCGGCCGAGGCGCCGCTGAGGGTGCTTTATCTCGACCAGTCGGTCGGCTGGCGGCATCGGCCGGTGACCCGGCCGGCAGATGACAGTCACGCTCCCTCCGAGGCGGCGATGATCGCCATCGGCAAGGCCAGCGGCGCGTTCGTCGCCGAGGTGACGCAAGACGCCCGCGAGATCACGCCCGAGCGGCTGGAGCGAGTGGACGTGCTGGTGTTCTACACCACCGGCGCCCTGCCGATCTCGCCGCAGGCCTGGGCGGCGGTGCAGCGCCGGTTCGCCGACGGCAAGCTGGGGTTCGTGGGCCTGCACAGCGCCGCCGACACGGCCTGGGACTATTCCGGCGAAGGCCTCGACTATACCCGCTTCGTGGGCGGCCAGTTCGCAGGCCATCCTTGGACGGAGGACCAGAAGGTTCGGATCAAGGCGCTCGACAACCATCCACTGGCCGCGCCGTGGGGACGATCCGTCGACCTGGTCGAGGAAATCTACCAGTACAAGCGCTTCGACCCGGCCGCCGTGCGGGTGATCCAGAGCCTGGACTTCTCCGGCACGCCGCTGAAACGGCCCTATGCCGTACCGGTCAGCTGGGTGCGGTCGGTGGGCAAGGGCCGGCTGTTCTTCACCAACCTCGGACACAACGAGGCGACCTGGGCCGACCCGCGCTTCGCCGAGCAGATCGTCAAGGCGGTGCGCTGGACGGCGTGGCGCGCGCGCGGCGACGACACGCCCAATCCGCGCGAGCAGGCGCGGGACCAGGTGCGGGCGATCCTGACCTATGCCGGCGAGGCCGACGTCGAGGCGCGTGTCGCGCGGGTGAAGGACGAGGCCTGGCTGCTGGCCGCGGCGGCCAGGATCGCGGCGCTGCGCGAGGTTTATCCGGGCAAGCCGGACGCGGATCGGACGAAGTTCGAGGCGGCATATGGGCCGTTGCTGGCCGAGGTCAGGGCGAAGACTGGCCGCTAG
- a CDS encoding VOC family protein, producing the protein MAQHLALLSLLVRDYDEALAFYVGKMGFDLVEDSELGAGKRWVVVSPGPGGSRFLLAKAADEHQVAMIGGQGGGRVWLFLHTDDFEGDHARLSAAGVTFLEEPRHEAYGSVAVFEDLYGNRWDLLQPRGKA; encoded by the coding sequence ATGGCCCAGCATCTTGCCCTCCTGTCCCTGCTCGTGCGCGACTACGACGAGGCCCTGGCCTTCTATGTCGGCAAGATGGGTTTCGATCTGGTCGAGGACAGCGAGCTGGGCGCGGGCAAGCGCTGGGTGGTGGTCTCGCCCGGGCCGGGCGGGTCGCGCTTCCTGCTGGCCAAGGCGGCCGACGAGCACCAGGTCGCGATGATCGGCGGCCAGGGCGGCGGCCGGGTCTGGCTGTTCCTGCACACCGACGACTTCGAGGGCGACCATGCGCGCCTCTCGGCGGCCGGCGTGACCTTCCTGGAGGAACCGCGCCACGAGGCCTATGGCAGCGTGGCGGTGTTCGAGGACCTCTACGGCAACCGCTGGGACCTGCTGCAGCCGCGCGGCAAGGCCTGA
- a CDS encoding flagellin gives MPQNSINTNVGAMIALQSLSTINRDLATTLRRIATGLKISSPKDNPAVWATAKMQAAEAKSLDAVRASLQRGQSTVDVALAAGDTVTDLLDQMKQKMLAASDPSLTTASRKLLNDDYVSLRKQIDRAVENASFNGVNLISAGNTGNIRALANAKADSTIDIDHVDLSTGGAALAGMRADLLTAPSSTDIKAMDTAMQNVTSALSRLGTGSNMLDGHLTFINKLQDTLETSVGRLVDADMAQEATRLQALQIKQQLAIKSLSIANAAPSYILKLFGG, from the coding sequence ATGCCGCAGAACAGCATCAACACGAACGTGGGGGCGATGATCGCCCTGCAGTCGCTGAGCACGATCAATCGTGACCTGGCGACGACGTTGCGCCGTATCGCCACCGGCCTGAAGATCTCTTCCCCCAAGGACAATCCCGCCGTCTGGGCCACCGCCAAGATGCAGGCGGCCGAGGCCAAGTCGCTGGACGCCGTGCGTGCTTCGCTGCAGCGCGGCCAGTCGACGGTGGACGTGGCCCTGGCGGCCGGCGACACAGTCACCGATCTGCTCGACCAGATGAAGCAGAAGATGCTGGCCGCGTCGGACCCCAGCCTGACCACCGCCAGCCGCAAGCTGCTGAACGACGACTATGTCTCGCTGCGCAAGCAGATCGACCGCGCGGTCGAGAACGCCAGCTTCAACGGCGTGAACCTGATTTCGGCGGGAAACACGGGCAACATCCGCGCCCTGGCCAACGCCAAGGCCGACTCGACCATCGACATCGACCACGTGGACCTGTCGACCGGCGGCGCGGCCCTGGCCGGCATGCGCGCCGACCTGCTGACCGCCCCCTCCTCGACCGACATCAAGGCGATGGACACGGCGATGCAGAACGTGACCTCGGCCCTGTCACGCCTGGGCACCGGGTCCAACATGCTGGACGGCCACCTGACCTTCATCAACAAGCTGCAGGACACGCTGGAGACCTCGGTCGGCCGACTGGTAGACGCCGACATGGCCCAGGAGGCCACCCGTCTGCAGGCCCTGCAAATCAAGCAGCAGCTGGCCATCAAGTCGCTGTCGATCGCCAACGCCGCGCCGAGCTATATCCTCAAGCTGTTCGGGGGCTGA
- a CDS encoding tRNA1(Val) (adenine(37)-N6)-methyltransferase codes for MSDPTSVPSVTEDRVLDGRVKLRQSAAGYRAGLDAALLAAACDAGQDDRVIEAGCGVGAALLAAATRRPGARFVGLERDPAAAALARENAALNDLAARVDIAEGDVAAGFRALGLPVFDAMMSNPPFFDDPRALRAPAPEKTGAWMADAGLAAWTAFALKAVREGGTITLVHRADRLADILTLLAPKAGSFRIRPVQPFADAPAKRVLVRAVKTGKAPLVLLPGLIMHDREGGKHSAQAEAILRGQAALEW; via the coding sequence TTGTCCGACCCCACCTCAGTTCCCTCCGTCACCGAAGACCGCGTGCTCGACGGGCGCGTCAAGCTTCGCCAATCGGCCGCCGGATACCGCGCCGGGCTGGATGCGGCCCTACTGGCCGCGGCCTGTGACGCCGGCCAAGACGATCGGGTGATCGAGGCCGGATGCGGCGTCGGCGCGGCCCTGCTGGCCGCCGCGACCCGTAGGCCTGGCGCGCGATTCGTCGGCCTGGAGCGCGATCCCGCCGCCGCGGCCCTGGCCCGCGAGAACGCCGCGCTCAACGACCTGGCCGCGCGGGTCGACATCGCCGAGGGCGACGTGGCGGCCGGGTTCCGGGCGCTGGGCCTGCCGGTCTTCGACGCGATGATGAGCAATCCTCCGTTCTTCGACGACCCCAGGGCCCTGCGCGCGCCAGCGCCGGAGAAGACCGGCGCCTGGATGGCCGACGCGGGCCTTGCGGCCTGGACCGCCTTCGCCCTCAAGGCCGTGCGCGAGGGCGGGACCATCACCCTGGTCCACCGCGCCGACCGGCTGGCCGACATTCTGACCCTGCTGGCCCCCAAGGCCGGCTCTTTCCGCATCCGCCCCGTCCAGCCCTTCGCCGACGCGCCGGCCAAGCGGGTGCTGGTGCGCGCGGTGAAGACCGGCAAGGCGCCGCTGGTCCTGCTGCCGGGGCTGATCATGCACGACCGCGAGGGCGGCAAGCATTCGGCGCAGGCCGAAGCGATCCTGCGGGGCCAGGCGGCGCTGGAGTGGTAG
- a CDS encoding polyprenyl synthetase family protein translates to MDAAAATLARQPGSVDRLVRLAAADMGGVDRLITDRMQSDVPVIPALAEHLIAAGGKRLRPLLTVAAARLSGSGQEGSGNDHCLKLAAAVEFIHTATLLHDDVVDGSQLRRGKVAAHLIWGAAQSVLVGDFLFARAFELMVETDSMRALQILAQASRVIAEGEVLQLMRSHDLNLSQAVYLEIIAAKTAELFAAAAEAGAVSAGVDAEKSKALRDYGMSLGLAFQLADDALDYGGATETLGKNAGDDFREGKATLPLLLAIARSGPREAEFWERAIGRREQTEADFRRARELIIGTGALDATLDLAAEYADKAKAALSIFPANDWRESLESLADFAVSRRA, encoded by the coding sequence TTGGACGCAGCTGCAGCGACCCTCGCCCGTCAGCCGGGATCGGTGGATCGTCTCGTGCGCCTGGCCGCCGCCGACATGGGCGGGGTCGACCGCCTGATCACCGATCGCATGCAAAGCGACGTTCCGGTGATCCCGGCCCTGGCCGAGCATCTGATCGCCGCCGGCGGCAAGCGCCTGCGCCCGTTGCTGACCGTGGCCGCCGCGCGCCTGTCCGGTTCTGGCCAAGAAGGTTCGGGCAACGACCACTGCCTGAAGCTGGCCGCCGCCGTCGAGTTCATTCATACCGCCACCCTGCTGCACGACGACGTGGTCGACGGCAGCCAGCTGCGCCGCGGCAAGGTCGCCGCCCACCTGATCTGGGGCGCGGCGCAAAGCGTGCTGGTCGGCGACTTCCTGTTCGCCCGCGCCTTCGAACTGATGGTCGAGACCGACTCGATGCGCGCCCTGCAGATCCTGGCCCAGGCCAGCCGCGTGATCGCCGAGGGCGAAGTGCTGCAGCTCATGCGCAGCCACGACCTGAACCTGTCGCAGGCGGTCTATCTCGAGATCATCGCGGCCAAGACCGCCGAGCTGTTCGCCGCCGCCGCCGAGGCCGGCGCGGTGTCTGCCGGCGTCGACGCCGAGAAGTCCAAGGCCCTGCGCGACTACGGCATGAGCCTGGGCCTGGCCTTCCAGCTGGCCGACGACGCCCTCGACTACGGCGGCGCCACCGAGACCCTCGGCAAGAACGCTGGCGACGACTTCCGCGAAGGCAAGGCCACCCTGCCGCTGCTGCTGGCCATCGCCCGGTCGGGTCCGCGCGAGGCCGAGTTCTGGGAGCGGGCCATCGGCCGTCGCGAGCAGACCGAGGCCGACTTCCGCCGCGCCCGCGAGCTGATCATCGGCACCGGCGCCCTGGACGCCACGCTGGATCTGGCGGCCGAGTACGCCGACAAGGCCAAGGCCGCGCTCTCGATCTTCCCGGCCAACGACTGGCGCGAAAGCCTCGAAAGCCTCGCCGACTTCGCGGTCAGCCGCCGGGCCTGA
- a CDS encoding YccF domain-containing protein: MIRFILNLLWFFLGGWLSGLLWLLGGLLLAVTIVGLPYAGAAWRIAGFAFWPFGKEIVSREIVTGRGDIGTGPLGFLLNLVWFVLGGWYIALSHLLIAVAEAISIIGIPFAIKDLQLAYIALAPIGRTVVRR, encoded by the coding sequence ATGATCCGCTTCATCCTCAACCTGCTCTGGTTCTTCCTCGGCGGCTGGCTGTCGGGCCTCTTGTGGCTGCTGGGCGGCCTGCTGCTGGCGGTCACCATCGTCGGCCTGCCCTATGCGGGCGCGGCCTGGCGCATCGCCGGCTTCGCCTTCTGGCCATTCGGCAAGGAGATCGTCAGCCGCGAGATCGTCACTGGTCGCGGCGACATCGGCACCGGTCCGCTGGGCTTCCTGCTGAACCTCGTCTGGTTCGTGCTGGGCGGCTGGTACATCGCGCTCAGCCACCTGCTGATCGCCGTGGCCGAAGCGATCAGCATCATCGGCATCCCGTTCGCCATCAAGGACCTGCAGTTGGCCTACATCGCCCTGGCCCCGATCGGCCGCACGGTGGTGCGCCGCTAG
- a CDS encoding CcdB family protein, whose amino-acid sequence MIRQFDVFANPGASTRSAVPYVVVLQSHMFEALDTIVVAPPMRLPATDADAGFSKVWIEVEIAGERLTIDVALLANLERRMLNQRIASLAALAAHEDAIRRALDRLFTGF is encoded by the coding sequence GTGATCCGGCAATTCGATGTCTTCGCCAACCCCGGAGCGTCGACCCGATCGGCGGTTCCCTACGTCGTCGTCCTGCAATCTCATATGTTCGAGGCCCTCGACACGATCGTGGTGGCGCCGCCTATGCGCCTCCCGGCCACCGACGCGGACGCCGGATTCAGCAAGGTTTGGATCGAGGTCGAGATAGCCGGCGAACGCCTGACCATCGACGTCGCGCTTCTGGCCAATCTGGAGCGTAGGATGCTGAACCAACGCATCGCCTCGCTCGCCGCGCTCGCCGCGCACGAGGACGCGATCCGGCGCGCCCTCGACCGACTGTTCACCGGCTTCTAG
- a CDS encoding type II toxin-antitoxin system CcdA family antitoxin, whose translation MGKPELDITPEAIDPELLAQAELLGISVAGMSERQLRLHLQKVDPAGAEERARRWAEENAEAIKAHNAFVEKHGPFGAEWRRW comes from the coding sequence ATGGGCAAGCCCGAACTCGACATCACGCCTGAAGCCATCGACCCGGAACTGCTGGCGCAGGCCGAGCTACTGGGGATTTCGGTCGCCGGGATGAGCGAGCGGCAACTTAGGCTGCATCTCCAGAAGGTCGACCCCGCCGGCGCCGAGGAGCGCGCGCGGCGGTGGGCCGAAGAGAACGCCGAGGCGATCAAGGCGCACAACGCGTTCGTCGAAAAGCATGGACCGTTCGGCGCCGAGTGGCGTCGCTGGTGA
- a CDS encoding AAA family ATPase, with the protein MTALDRPYWIEARFERREGWDADAYPFNLPVVRGLDSLAFHPRVTFLVGENGSGKSTLIEALAVAWGFNAEGGSTSVNFSTRASHSPLSQHIRKVRGHLRPIDGYFLRAESFFNVASYIEETGVSGYGHVPLHEQSHGEAFFALFDNRFRGDGLYILDEPEAALSPSRQLSFLARLHELVQARSQFIIATHSPILLGYPDALIYQASERGLERVDYEDTEHFQVTRNFLNRRKTFLDVLLSDDDEA; encoded by the coding sequence ATGACCGCCCTCGATCGCCCGTATTGGATCGAAGCCCGCTTCGAGCGGCGCGAGGGTTGGGACGCGGACGCCTATCCGTTCAACCTGCCCGTCGTGCGCGGTCTCGACAGCCTGGCTTTCCATCCGCGCGTGACCTTCCTGGTCGGCGAGAACGGCTCGGGCAAGTCGACGCTGATCGAGGCCCTGGCGGTCGCCTGGGGTTTCAACGCCGAAGGCGGATCGACCAGCGTCAACTTCTCCACCCGCGCCTCGCACTCGCCGCTCAGCCAGCATATCCGCAAGGTTCGAGGACACCTGAGGCCGATCGACGGCTACTTCCTGCGCGCCGAAAGCTTCTTCAACGTCGCGAGCTACATCGAGGAGACTGGCGTCTCGGGCTATGGCCACGTGCCTCTCCATGAGCAGTCGCACGGCGAGGCGTTCTTCGCCCTGTTCGACAACCGCTTCCGAGGCGACGGCCTCTACATTCTCGACGAGCCCGAAGCGGCCCTGTCGCCGAGCCGCCAGCTGTCGTTCCTGGCGAGGCTGCACGAACTGGTGCAGGCGCGGTCGCAGTTCATCATCGCCACCCACTCGCCGATCCTGCTGGGCTATCCGGACGCCCTGATCTACCAGGCCTCAGAACGGGGCCTGGAGCGGGTGGACTACGAGGACACCGAGCACTTCCAGGTGACCCGCAACTTCCTCAACCGTCGGAAGACCTTCCTGGACGTCCTTCTGTCTGACGACGACGAGGCGTGA
- the fumC gene encoding class II fumarate hydratase, with protein sequence MTATRTETDTFGPIEVAADRYWGAQAQRSLGNFKIGWEKQPLPVVRALGIVKRAAAETNHKLGKLEAAIKDAIVQAANEVIEGKLNDHFPLVVWQTGSGTQSNMNANEVISNRAIEILGGEMGSKKPVHPNDHVNMSQSSNDTYPTAMHVACAEQIVSDLLPALKHLHAALKAKSEAWAQIIKIGRTHTQDATPLTLGQEFGGYTQQVENGIERIESTLPKLMQLAQGGTAVGTGLNAPIGFAEGVAEAIAGITGLPFTTAPNKFEALAAHDAMVFSHGAINTVAASLFKIANDIRFLGSGPRAGLGELALPENEPGSSIMPGKVNPTQCEALTQVCVQVFGNHAALTFAGSQGHFELNVFNPVMAYNFLQSVRLLADAAISFTDNCVVGIEPRIDNIQKGVENSLMLVTALNGRLGYDICAKIAKTAHKNGTTLREEAVGGGYLTNEEFDQYVRPENMVSPG encoded by the coding sequence ATGACCGCCACGCGCACCGAGACCGACACCTTCGGCCCCATCGAAGTCGCCGCCGACCGCTATTGGGGCGCGCAAGCCCAGCGCAGCCTCGGCAACTTCAAGATCGGCTGGGAGAAGCAGCCGCTGCCGGTCGTCCGGGCCCTGGGCATCGTCAAGCGCGCCGCCGCCGAGACCAACCACAAGCTCGGCAAGCTGGAAGCGGCCATCAAGGACGCCATCGTCCAGGCCGCCAACGAAGTGATCGAAGGCAAGCTGAACGATCACTTCCCGCTGGTCGTCTGGCAGACCGGATCGGGCACCCAGTCGAACATGAACGCCAACGAGGTGATCTCGAACCGCGCGATCGAGATCCTGGGCGGCGAGATGGGCTCCAAAAAGCCCGTCCACCCGAACGACCACGTCAACATGAGCCAGTCGTCGAACGACACCTATCCGACGGCGATGCACGTGGCCTGCGCCGAGCAGATCGTCTCGGACCTGCTGCCGGCCCTGAAGCACCTGCACGCGGCCCTCAAGGCCAAGTCGGAAGCCTGGGCGCAGATCATCAAGATCGGTCGCACCCACACCCAGGACGCCACCCCGCTGACGCTGGGCCAGGAGTTCGGCGGCTACACCCAGCAGGTCGAGAATGGCATCGAGCGCATCGAGAGCACCCTGCCCAAGCTGATGCAGCTGGCCCAGGGCGGCACCGCGGTCGGCACCGGCCTGAACGCCCCGATCGGCTTCGCCGAAGGCGTGGCCGAAGCCATCGCCGGCATCACCGGCCTGCCCTTCACCACGGCCCCAAACAAGTTCGAGGCCCTGGCCGCCCACGACGCCATGGTGTTCAGCCACGGCGCGATCAACACGGTCGCCGCCTCGCTGTTCAAGATCGCCAACGACATCCGCTTCCTGGGCTCGGGCCCGCGCGCGGGCCTTGGCGAACTGGCCCTGCCGGAGAACGAGCCGGGCTCGTCGATCATGCCGGGCAAGGTCAACCCGACGCAATGTGAAGCGCTCACCCAGGTCTGCGTGCAGGTGTTCGGCAACCACGCCGCCCTGACCTTCGCCGGCAGCCAGGGCCATTTCGAGCTGAACGTCTTCAACCCGGTGATGGCCTACAACTTCCTGCAGTCGGTTCGCCTGCTGGCCGACGCGGCGATCAGCTTCACCGACAACTGCGTCGTGGGCATCGAGCCGCGCATCGACAACATCCAGAAGGGCGTCGAGAACTCGCTGATGCTGGTCACGGCCCTGAACGGCCGCCTGGGCTACGACATCTGCGCCAAGATCGCCAAGACCGCCCACAAGAACGGCACGACCCTGCGCGAGGAAGCCGTCGGCGGCGGTTATCTGACGAACGAAGAGTTCGACCAGTACGTCCGTCCGGAAAACATGGTCTCGCCGGGCTGA